The Mucilaginibacter yixingensis genome window below encodes:
- a CDS encoding TonB-dependent receptor encodes MAFAQNTKVVTGKLLDAQSKDPLIGATVAVKGTTKATSVALDGSFKIAVPTDGATLTFSFIGYVSKDVQVTGTKLGVITLDPTSAAMKEVVVVGTQSIAISRQTPIAVSAVGAQYIEEKGAGAEFPELLQSTPGVTVSRLGGGYGDSRINIRGFSSNNVALLINGLPVNDVEAGKIYWNDWAGLQDVTTSIQVQRGIGASTVAVPSLGGTINITTKSTEANESGTIAQSFGSYNAQKTLVSYATGLSDKGWASSFLLSRSKGDGNAEGLYYTGYSYFLNVSKVINKSNSLSFNIMGAAQNHGQRYTFNTINTYRTAPQGIRYNSDYGYLNGQLLSAEQNYYNKPLASLNHNWTINDKSSLSTVLYGSWGDGAAVFTNNSPTSLPRTGNQFSPIDFNAVTKNNMANADGSSSTWLQNAQNNHSQYGVLSTYKRKIGQYISFLGGLDLRYYQGEHYYKVNDLLGGQYVSDPYKASNTTGDINNPNKLARTGDKINNDYTYYVQSEGVYLQTEYVKDNLSAFVALAGNNTGNKRLDYFNYLTTDPNRETKWVNFLGYQAKGGVNYNIDNQSNVFANVGYIQRSPLVATIFLNKKNDLNPDAKPEKLFTYELGYHFSSAAFTAEVNLYRSSYKDRAKAVAGPANQDGSITTANISGINEMHEGVEVFTRYRPFKGLTLNGQISIGNYYYTSNTGATQVTNDQGKSQNISALLLKGLKVGEFGSNSTGAQTTASLGADVDVMPHLKVGSNWNYRGHYYGAFDPSKLTFTGYQLYDIPDYSTLDVNAVYRFKLAGLDASLIGNVYNILNTTYISDSFDSSPSLTNVGAARLNTMGVWYGTPRTYMMTLKIKF; translated from the coding sequence ATGGCTTTTGCACAAAACACAAAAGTTGTCACAGGTAAACTGTTGGACGCACAATCCAAAGATCCCCTTATTGGGGCAACCGTTGCCGTTAAGGGCACAACCAAAGCTACATCTGTAGCGCTTGATGGTTCTTTTAAAATTGCTGTACCTACAGATGGTGCAACTTTAACCTTCTCTTTTATCGGTTACGTAAGTAAAGACGTACAGGTAACCGGTACTAAACTTGGCGTTATCACACTTGATCCAACTTCGGCCGCTATGAAAGAGGTTGTGGTAGTAGGTACGCAATCTATCGCGATTAGCAGACAAACGCCAATCGCTGTTTCTGCGGTAGGTGCTCAATATATTGAGGAAAAAGGTGCCGGTGCAGAATTTCCTGAATTATTACAATCTACTCCTGGTGTAACCGTAAGCCGTTTAGGTGGTGGTTACGGTGACTCTCGTATCAATATCCGCGGTTTTAGCAGCAATAACGTGGCTTTATTGATTAACGGTTTACCAGTAAATGACGTTGAGGCCGGTAAGATTTACTGGAACGACTGGGCTGGTTTGCAAGACGTTACTACCTCTATCCAGGTTCAGCGTGGTATTGGTGCCTCTACTGTGGCTGTGCCATCTTTAGGTGGTACTATCAACATCACTACTAAATCTACAGAGGCTAATGAAAGCGGTACTATTGCTCAATCTTTCGGTAGCTATAACGCTCAAAAAACTTTGGTGTCTTACGCTACAGGTTTGAGCGACAAAGGCTGGGCTAGCTCATTCTTGCTTTCAAGAAGCAAAGGTGATGGTAACGCCGAAGGTTTGTACTACACTGGTTACAGCTACTTCCTGAACGTTTCTAAAGTGATCAACAAGTCAAACAGCTTGTCTTTCAACATTATGGGTGCTGCTCAAAACCACGGTCAGCGTTATACCTTCAATACCATTAACACTTACAGAACTGCTCCGCAAGGCATTCGCTATAACTCAGACTATGGTTACCTTAATGGCCAGCTACTGAGCGCAGAGCAGAACTATTATAACAAGCCACTGGCTTCATTAAACCATAACTGGACAATTAACGATAAATCATCTTTGTCAACAGTATTGTACGGTTCATGGGGTGACGGTGCTGCCGTGTTTACTAACAACTCGCCAACCTCACTGCCAAGAACAGGTAATCAATTTTCTCCTATTGATTTCAATGCGGTTACCAAAAATAACATGGCAAATGCTGATGGTTCATCATCAACCTGGTTACAGAATGCGCAGAACAACCACTCACAATATGGTGTGTTGAGCACTTATAAAAGAAAAATTGGTCAGTACATCAGTTTCTTAGGTGGTCTGGATTTGAGATACTACCAGGGTGAGCACTACTATAAAGTGAACGACCTGTTAGGTGGTCAATACGTAAGTGATCCATACAAAGCGAGCAACACTACCGGCGATATCAACAACCCGAATAAGTTGGCCAGAACTGGTGATAAAATCAATAACGATTATACTTACTATGTACAGTCTGAAGGTGTTTACCTGCAAACTGAGTACGTAAAAGATAACCTGTCTGCTTTTGTTGCCCTTGCTGGTAACAACACCGGTAACAAAAGACTGGATTATTTCAACTACCTTACTACAGATCCAAACCGCGAAACCAAATGGGTTAACTTTTTAGGTTACCAGGCTAAAGGTGGTGTTAACTATAATATTGATAACCAAAGCAACGTATTTGCTAACGTGGGTTACATTCAAAGATCACCACTGGTTGCTACTATCTTCCTGAACAAGAAAAACGACCTGAACCCTGATGCTAAACCAGAAAAACTGTTTACTTATGAGTTAGGTTATCATTTTAGCAGCGCGGCTTTCACTGCTGAAGTAAACTTGTACCGTTCAAGCTATAAAGACCGTGCAAAAGCTGTTGCTGGTCCGGCTAATCAGGATGGTTCTATTACCACTGCCAACATCTCTGGTATTAATGAGATGCACGAAGGCGTAGAGGTGTTTACCCGTTATCGTCCGTTCAAAGGATTAACTTTAAACGGTCAGATTTCAATTGGTAACTATTACTACACCAGCAACACCGGTGCTACTCAGGTTACTAATGACCAAGGTAAATCACAAAATATCTCTGCCCTGTTGTTAAAAGGCTTAAAAGTAGGTGAGTTTGGTTCTAACTCTACAGGTGCACAAACTACCGCCTCTTTAGGTGCTGATGTTGATGTGATGCCGCACCTTAAAGTGGGTAGCAACTGGAACTATCGCGGCCACTACTACGGTGCGTTTGACCCAAGCAAGTTAACCTTTACCGGCTACCAACTGTATGATATTCCAGATTACTCAACACTGGATGTTAACGCAGTTTACCGCTTTAAACTGGCTGGTTTAGATGCGTCGTTAATTGGTAACGTATACAACATTCTGAATACTACCTATATTTCTGACTCGTTCGACTCATCTCCATCGCTTACTAACGTTGGTGCCGCACGACTCAATACTATGGGCGTATGGTACGGTACCCCGCGTACATATATGATGACTTTAAAAATTAAATTCTAA
- a CDS encoding AIR synthase related protein: MDTTQRYDQRGVSASKEDVHQAIKNIDKGIFPKAFCKIIPDILSSDPQWCNIMHADGAGTKSSLAYTYWKETGDLSVWRGIAQDAIIMNLDDLLCVGAIDNILLSSTIGRNKNLIPGEVIAAIINGTEEILAELRDAGIGIYSTGGETADVGDLVRTIIVDSTVTCRMRREDVISNDRIQPGDVVVGLASYGKANYEHEYNGGMGSNGLTSARHDVFGKSVAETYPESFDPAVPYDLVFSGSKKLTDEVSIGNGESVTAGKLVLSPTRTYAPIIKKILDGYRSQIHGMVHCSGGAQTKVLHFVEGLHIIKDNLFPVPPLFDLIQKESGTSWQEMYKVFNMGHRMELYVPQEIAADLIAISESFGVAAQIVGRVEAAGHKQVTIRSEFGEFIYE, translated from the coding sequence ATGGATACTACGCAACGCTATGATCAGCGTGGGGTATCGGCTTCTAAAGAAGACGTGCACCAGGCCATCAAAAACATTGATAAAGGCATTTTCCCAAAAGCATTCTGCAAGATAATTCCCGACATTCTGAGCAGCGACCCGCAGTGGTGCAACATTATGCATGCTGACGGCGCAGGCACCAAATCGTCACTGGCCTACACCTATTGGAAAGAGACCGGCGACCTTTCTGTATGGCGCGGCATTGCGCAGGATGCCATCATCATGAACCTGGACGACCTGCTTTGCGTGGGCGCTATTGATAACATCCTGCTGTCATCAACCATCGGCCGTAACAAAAACCTGATCCCAGGTGAAGTAATAGCAGCGATCATTAACGGTACTGAAGAAATTTTGGCCGAGTTGCGTGATGCCGGCATTGGCATCTACTCTACCGGTGGCGAAACTGCCGATGTGGGCGACCTAGTACGTACCATTATTGTAGACTCTACCGTTACCTGCCGCATGCGCCGTGAAGACGTGATCAGCAATGACCGGATCCAACCGGGTGATGTGGTTGTTGGTTTAGCATCTTATGGCAAAGCCAACTATGAGCATGAATACAACGGAGGCATGGGCTCAAACGGATTAACTTCTGCCCGCCATGATGTTTTCGGTAAATCTGTCGCCGAAACTTACCCTGAAAGCTTTGACCCGGCTGTGCCTTATGACCTGGTATTCTCGGGCTCTAAAAAACTGACTGACGAGGTGAGCATTGGCAATGGCGAAAGCGTTACTGCCGGTAAACTGGTACTCTCTCCCACCCGTACTTACGCGCCTATTATTAAAAAGATATTAGATGGCTACCGCAGCCAGATCCACGGTATGGTGCATTGCAGTGGTGGCGCTCAAACCAAAGTATTGCACTTTGTAGAGGGCCTGCATATTATTAAAGACAACCTGTTCCCTGTACCTCCGCTGTTTGACCTGATCCAGAAAGAATCTGGCACCAGCTGGCAGGAGATGTACAAAGTGTTCAACATGGGTCACCGTATGGAGCTTTACGTACCGCAAGAAATTGCTGCCGATCTGATTGCCATTTCAGAAAGCTTTGGCGTTGCCGCACAAATTGTTGGCAGAGTAGAAGCTGCCGGCCATAAGCAGGTAACCATTCGCTCTGAGTTTGGCGAGTTTATCTACGAGTAA
- a CDS encoding Gfo/Idh/MocA family protein has translation MNKKVRWGVLSTAKIGLTQVIPAMQQGQYSEVVAIASANAEKVTEAAARLGIAQIFNSYEDLLASPDVDAIYNPLPNHLHVPYTIKALQAGKHVLCEKPIGLNPAEAQQLIDAAAQYPHLKVMEAFMYRFHPQWQKAKEIVADGLLGEVKYIHTDFSYHNIDPANIRNKPEVGGGALMDIGCYCISFPRFIWGQEPQRVVGLVHRDAEFGTDTLTTGLLDFGDGRQASLSCSTRMEPFQRAAIGGDKGRLEIEIPVNAPADVPVKLYLQRNREIEEIIIPAYNQYTLQGDAISEAIINNTAAPTPLADALGNMRVIDALVSSAKQGIWMSV, from the coding sequence ATGAATAAAAAAGTAAGATGGGGAGTGCTCAGCACTGCCAAAATAGGCTTAACCCAGGTAATTCCGGCTATGCAGCAAGGCCAATATAGTGAGGTAGTGGCCATAGCATCTGCCAATGCAGAAAAAGTTACTGAGGCTGCCGCCAGATTGGGCATAGCACAGATATTTAATAGTTATGAAGATCTGCTGGCATCGCCCGATGTGGATGCTATTTATAATCCGCTGCCAAACCACTTACACGTACCTTATACTATAAAGGCACTGCAGGCCGGCAAACACGTGCTGTGCGAGAAACCCATTGGCCTGAATCCTGCCGAAGCGCAACAGTTGATTGATGCAGCCGCACAATACCCACACCTGAAAGTAATGGAAGCCTTTATGTACCGTTTCCATCCGCAATGGCAAAAGGCTAAAGAGATTGTAGCCGATGGCTTGTTGGGCGAGGTGAAATATATTCATACTGATTTTTCTTACCATAATATAGATCCGGCCAACATCCGCAACAAGCCAGAAGTAGGAGGTGGTGCGCTGATGGATATTGGTTGCTACTGTATCTCGTTCCCGCGTTTTATTTGGGGACAGGAGCCGCAAAGGGTGGTGGGATTGGTGCATCGCGATGCGGAGTTTGGTACCGATACCTTAACTACAGGTTTGCTTGATTTTGGCGATGGCCGTCAGGCTTCGCTCAGTTGCTCAACCCGTATGGAGCCTTTTCAGCGTGCGGCTATCGGTGGCGATAAAGGTAGGCTGGAAATTGAGATTCCGGTTAACGCCCCGGCAGATGTACCGGTGAAGCTTTATCTGCAACGTAACCGGGAAATTGAAGAAATTATTATCCCCGCATATAATCAATACACCCTACAGGGTGATGCTATTTCAGAAGCTATTATTAATAACACAGCGGCACCCACACCGCTTGCTGATGCGCTGGGTAACATGCGCGTAATTGATGCCCTGGTGAGCAGCGCCAAACAGGGTATTTGGATGTCTGTTTAG
- a CDS encoding polysaccharide lyase → MNKHIASIAVITLAAIGVAKAQYPRIPPAVQEKSDSLMRVARKPSDKAWEKAQEVMKASGKPYIPWAKNPDDLPQTKLAAFPGAEGGGMYTAGGRGGRVFVVTSLADSGPGTLREACEAGGPRIVVFNVSGIIRLNYPINIKAPYITIEGQSAPGDGICIAGESTLIDTHDVIIRYVRFRRGATDVTRRDDALGGNPVGNIIIDHVSASWGLDENMSIYRHVYDRAGQKQEKMATVNVTIQNSIFSEALDTYNHAFGSTIGGHNSTFMRNLWANNIARNPSVGMDGDFGFFNNVVFNWWNRSSDGGDNHSLYNFINNYFKPGPITPMNEPIAHRILKPEAGRNPEDKTHYGKVYVSGNIVEGSERVTKNNWDGGVQIGEMPDAGRYTDSIKADKPLPIKNKVTIIPAKEAYTYVLANVGASLPKRDPVDTRIVGDVTTGKIAYNTNASEIKLGIGAKYVKERLPDTYKQGIISDISQVGGYPEYKGTPYKDSDNDGMPDEYEIKHGLNPKDASDSPKLAKDGSGYANIEVYLNSLVPLSKVVPSTK, encoded by the coding sequence ATGAACAAACACATTGCCAGCATAGCGGTAATTACTTTAGCAGCAATTGGCGTTGCCAAAGCGCAATATCCACGGATCCCGCCTGCAGTTCAGGAGAAATCAGATTCGTTAATGCGCGTTGCCAGAAAGCCATCTGATAAAGCCTGGGAGAAAGCTCAGGAAGTAATGAAAGCTAGCGGTAAACCATATATTCCATGGGCTAAAAATCCTGACGATCTGCCACAAACTAAACTGGCTGCATTTCCGGGTGCCGAGGGTGGTGGTATGTACACCGCAGGTGGCCGTGGTGGTCGTGTATTTGTGGTAACCAGTCTGGCCGATAGCGGTCCGGGTACCCTGCGTGAGGCTTGCGAAGCTGGTGGTCCGCGTATCGTTGTGTTCAACGTATCTGGTATCATCCGTTTGAATTACCCGATCAATATCAAGGCACCTTATATTACTATTGAAGGTCAGTCGGCCCCTGGCGATGGTATCTGTATCGCAGGCGAGTCAACTTTGATAGATACCCACGATGTAATTATCCGTTATGTACGTTTCCGTCGCGGCGCAACAGACGTAACCCGTCGTGATGATGCACTGGGTGGTAACCCGGTAGGTAACATCATTATCGACCACGTTTCTGCCAGCTGGGGTTTGGATGAAAATATGTCTATCTACCGCCACGTGTATGATCGTGCCGGTCAGAAACAAGAGAAAATGGCTACCGTTAACGTAACCATCCAAAACTCTATCTTCTCTGAAGCATTAGATACTTATAACCACGCTTTCGGTAGCACCATCGGCGGTCATAACAGTACGTTTATGCGTAACCTGTGGGCCAACAACATTGCCCGTAACCCGTCAGTAGGTATGGATGGCGATTTTGGTTTCTTCAACAACGTAGTATTTAACTGGTGGAACCGTAGTTCAGACGGTGGTGATAACCACTCGCTGTATAACTTCATCAATAACTACTTCAAACCAGGCCCGATCACGCCGATGAACGAGCCTATCGCTCACCGTATTCTGAAACCAGAAGCTGGTCGTAATCCAGAAGATAAAACCCACTACGGTAAAGTATACGTAAGCGGTAACATTGTTGAAGGTAGCGAACGTGTAACCAAAAACAACTGGGACGGTGGCGTGCAGATTGGCGAAATGCCAGACGCAGGTCGCTACACCGATAGCATCAAAGCAGACAAACCGCTGCCGATTAAAAACAAGGTTACTATCATCCCTGCAAAAGAAGCTTATACTTATGTATTGGCTAACGTAGGTGCATCATTGCCAAAACGCGACCCTGTTGATACCCGTATCGTAGGCGACGTTACTACCGGTAAGATTGCTTATAACACCAACGCCAGCGAAATTAAACTGGGCATCGGTGCAAAATATGTAAAAGAACGCCTGCCTGATACTTACAAGCAAGGCATCATCAGCGATATCAGCCAGGTTGGCGGTTATCCTGAATACAAAGGCACACCATACAAAGATTCAGATAATGATGGTATGCCTGATGAGTACGAGATCAAACATGGTCTTAACCCAAAAGACGCTTCAGATTCACCAAAGCTGGCTAAAGACGGCAGCGGTTACGCAAATATCGAAGTGTATCTGAATAGCCTGGTTCCGCTTTCAAAAGTGGTTCCTTCAACTAAGTAA
- a CDS encoding ThuA domain-containing protein gives MNLNLFACRRWALLCLALTFTATVYAQQKPKFRVIAFYTGKSDLAHISFVHEANKWFPEMGRKYHFAYDSTNNWTNLNAQFLAQYQVVLFLDTRPEAPEQRAAFEQYMKNGGAWMGFHFSAFALTPSSFTQNWDWYHNEFLGSGQYVSNTWRPTTAIVRQENKHPVLKGLPKKFTAQPNEWYRWEHDLRTNPDITILLAIDSASFPLGTGPKPSEIWHSGYYPVVWTNKHYRMIYMNMGHNDMDYEHKFDNTNRTLSSTFGNADQSKLIINSLLWLGKTTR, from the coding sequence ATGAACCTTAACCTATTTGCCTGCCGCCGCTGGGCTTTACTCTGTCTGGCACTCACTTTTACTGCTACTGTTTACGCTCAGCAAAAGCCCAAGTTTCGGGTGATTGCTTTTTATACCGGTAAGAGCGATTTAGCTCATATCAGCTTTGTGCATGAGGCCAACAAGTGGTTCCCTGAGATGGGCCGCAAATACCATTTTGCTTACGATTCTACCAACAACTGGACAAACCTTAACGCCCAATTTCTGGCCCAATACCAGGTGGTGTTGTTTCTGGATACTCGCCCCGAAGCGCCCGAACAACGTGCAGCTTTTGAACAATATATGAAAAACGGTGGCGCCTGGATGGGTTTCCATTTCTCGGCCTTTGCACTTACGCCGTCATCTTTTACACAGAACTGGGACTGGTATCATAATGAGTTTCTTGGTTCAGGCCAGTACGTCAGCAATACCTGGCGACCAACCACTGCTATCGTTCGGCAAGAAAACAAGCACCCGGTACTGAAAGGCCTGCCCAAAAAGTTTACCGCCCAACCAAACGAATGGTACCGCTGGGAGCATGACCTGCGGACAAACCCCGATATTACTATCCTGTTGGCTATAGATTCAGCCAGTTTTCCACTGGGTACAGGTCCAAAACCAAGCGAAATCTGGCACAGTGGCTATTACCCTGTGGTGTGGACTAATAAACATTACCGCATGATCTACATGAACATGGGCCATAACGATATGGACTATGAGCATAAGTTTGATAACACTAATCGCACTTTATCTTCAACCTTTGGTAATGCAGATCAAAGCAAGCTGATCATTAATAGCTTACTCTGGTTAGGCAAAACAACTAGGTAA